A region of Kribbella sp. NBC_01245 DNA encodes the following proteins:
- a CDS encoding cobalamin biosynthesis protein: MLVARGIGLTLGFVADRLLGDPRRYHPVAGYGQAAAALETRMYADSRAAGTAYTLVLVGTATAAGIAVEKFASRHPVAQALATAVATWAVLGGRSLEREAEVMASRLEADDIPGARNRLSHLCSRDATDLGPDELARATVESIAENTSDACVAPLLWGGALGVPGLVGYRAVNTLDAMVGYRSAKYRNFGWASARLDDLANYLPARACAVLTGLTAGQPAEALRIWRRDAPGHPSPNAGPVEASFAGALGLRLGGSNTYGDEVEDRGTLGDGPRPGVPDIRRTADLARRVAIAATAAAVVLSLGRRENRWG; the protein is encoded by the coding sequence GTGTTGGTGGCGCGGGGGATTGGGCTCACGCTCGGGTTTGTGGCGGACCGGCTGCTCGGGGATCCGCGGCGGTATCACCCGGTCGCCGGGTATGGGCAAGCCGCGGCTGCGCTGGAGACCAGGATGTACGCCGACTCGCGCGCGGCTGGTACGGCGTACACGCTCGTGCTGGTTGGTACGGCCACTGCTGCCGGTATTGCCGTCGAGAAGTTCGCTAGCCGCCATCCAGTCGCGCAAGCGCTAGCGACAGCTGTGGCGACTTGGGCCGTCTTAGGCGGTCGCAGTCTTGAGCGCGAGGCTGAGGTGATGGCGTCTCGCCTAGAGGCCGACGACATCCCAGGTGCTCGTAACCGGTTGAGCCATCTCTGCAGCCGTGACGCGACAGACCTCGGCCCGGACGAGTTGGCCCGGGCAACGGTCGAGTCGATCGCCGAGAACACCTCCGACGCCTGCGTAGCGCCCTTGCTCTGGGGCGGCGCCCTCGGCGTACCAGGGCTCGTCGGCTATCGCGCCGTGAACACGCTGGACGCGATGGTCGGCTACCGCTCGGCGAAGTACCGGAACTTCGGCTGGGCCTCGGCACGGCTCGACGATCTCGCGAACTACCTCCCGGCCCGGGCCTGCGCCGTACTCACCGGCTTGACCGCCGGCCAACCAGCCGAAGCCCTACGGATTTGGCGGCGGGACGCGCCCGGTCATCCGAGCCCGAACGCCGGCCCGGTCGAGGCGTCGTTCGCGGGTGCGCTCGGGCTTCGCCTGGGCGGGTCGAACACCTATGGCGACGAGGTCGAGGATCGGGGCACGCTCGGCGACGGCCCGCGCCCCGGCGTACCCGATATCCGCCGTACGGCCGACCTGGCCCGGCGCGTCGCGATTGCGGCGACCGCCGCCGCCGTGGTCCTGTCACTAGGACGACGGGAGAACCGATGGGGTTGA
- a CDS encoding serine hydrolase — protein MRITELLEGVAGAGEFGVWLGRLDGTAVLAYDAERTHYAASTMKLPVAIAMMREVEAGRLDLDQALTVHNDFPSAGGGRFGLSEANDDSKTVWQEMGNEVTLRWVATNMITVSGNLATDLVLDLVGIDKANAVLAEFGSGRSAIRRCIDDVRARDAGINNEMSAADLAAVLVAVGNDKAASAESCAYVRDLLAANEWNDEIPKLLPAGTRVEHKNGWDDRVRHDGGIVRPADADPFVLSVCTSSSLPDETAQALIADIAAEVFAHRHDLTAVR, from the coding sequence ATGAGGATTACGGAACTGCTCGAGGGTGTGGCCGGGGCTGGGGAGTTCGGGGTCTGGCTCGGGCGGCTGGATGGCACGGCGGTTTTGGCGTACGACGCGGAGCGGACGCATTACGCGGCGAGCACGATGAAACTGCCGGTGGCGATCGCGATGATGCGCGAGGTGGAGGCGGGCCGGCTCGACCTGGATCAGGCGCTGACCGTGCACAACGACTTCCCGTCGGCGGGCGGCGGGCGGTTCGGGCTGAGCGAGGCGAACGACGACTCGAAGACCGTCTGGCAGGAGATGGGCAACGAGGTCACCCTGCGCTGGGTCGCGACGAACATGATCACCGTGTCGGGAAATCTCGCCACAGATCTCGTGCTCGACCTGGTCGGCATCGACAAGGCGAACGCCGTGCTGGCCGAGTTCGGCTCGGGCCGGAGCGCGATCCGCCGCTGCATCGACGACGTCCGTGCCCGGGATGCCGGTATCAACAACGAGATGAGCGCAGCCGATCTTGCCGCCGTACTAGTGGCCGTCGGCAACGACAAGGCGGCCTCGGCCGAGTCCTGCGCGTACGTCCGCGACCTACTCGCCGCCAACGAGTGGAACGACGAGATCCCGAAACTGCTGCCCGCCGGCACGCGGGTGGAGCACAAGAACGGCTGGGACGATCGCGTCCGCCATGACGGCGGCATCGTGCGCCCGGCCGACGCGGACCCGTTCGTACTGTCCGTCTGCACGAGCTCCTCATTGCCGGACGAAACAGCCCAGGCCCTCATCGCCGATATCGCCGCGGAGGTCTTCGCGCACCGGCACGACCTGACGGCGGTCCGGTGA
- a CDS encoding mandelate racemase/muconate lactonizing enzyme family protein yields MKIRTHLVSARLHTPFVTALRTATHADSLLVEIASEDLTGWGEAPQVWKVTGESLAGAQACVEGPITAALKGLGPDDLTEALRRIQNAATGNFGAKAAVDVALHDLAARRTGQTLQGFLGSTVSTVRTDVTLSAGDADSLAVAAKARIADGFDVLKLKVGTGDGPADFARVQRVREAVGPEPLIRLDANQGWTARDAVRAIRSMEDAGLDIELVEQPVPAADLEGMAWITDRVSTPILADESVFGVRDLVAVIRHRAADMVNVKLAKCGGLGPARTLLELARAHGLGTVVGSMMEGQVGVGAAAALVAAYPTTAVSDLDAAWWLAEPAVVGGISYDGRDIRLPGVPGLGVSGLAV; encoded by the coding sequence GTGAAGATCCGCACGCATCTCGTCTCGGCTCGCCTGCACACGCCGTTCGTCACCGCGCTGCGGACGGCGACCCACGCGGACTCGCTACTGGTCGAGATCGCATCCGAAGACCTCACCGGTTGGGGCGAAGCGCCGCAGGTCTGGAAAGTGACGGGCGAATCGCTCGCCGGCGCCCAGGCCTGCGTCGAGGGACCGATCACGGCCGCGCTCAAAGGCCTCGGCCCGGACGACCTGACCGAGGCCCTGCGCCGCATCCAGAACGCCGCCACCGGCAACTTCGGCGCCAAGGCCGCGGTCGACGTCGCGCTGCACGACCTCGCCGCGCGACGTACCGGCCAAACCCTGCAGGGATTCCTGGGATCGACCGTCTCGACTGTGCGGACGGACGTGACCTTGTCCGCCGGCGATGCGGACAGCCTGGCGGTGGCCGCGAAAGCGCGGATCGCGGACGGCTTCGACGTACTCAAGCTCAAGGTCGGTACGGGCGATGGGCCGGCCGACTTCGCCCGGGTCCAGCGGGTCCGCGAAGCCGTCGGCCCCGAACCGCTGATCCGGCTCGACGCGAACCAGGGCTGGACCGCCCGCGACGCCGTACGGGCCATCCGCTCGATGGAGGACGCCGGGCTCGACATCGAACTGGTCGAACAACCCGTGCCCGCGGCCGACCTCGAAGGCATGGCCTGGATCACCGACCGCGTCAGTACGCCGATCCTCGCGGACGAGTCGGTCTTCGGCGTACGCGATCTGGTGGCGGTGATCCGGCATCGCGCGGCTGACATGGTGAACGTGAAGCTCGCCAAGTGCGGCGGCCTCGGCCCGGCGCGCACCTTGCTCGAACTGGCCCGCGCCCACGGCCTCGGCACGGTCGTCGGCTCGATGATGGAAGGCCAGGTCGGTGTCGGCGCGGCCGCCGCGCTGGTCGCGGCGTACCCGACGACGGCCGTCAGCGATCTCGACGCCGCCTGGTGGCTGGCCGAGCCCGCGGTCGTCGGCGGCATCAGTTACGACGGCCGCGACATTCGCTTACCAGGGGTACCTGGCCTCGGCGTGTCAGGCTTGGCGGTATGA
- a CDS encoding C40 family peptidase, protein MKLAAVKVPVSTVWTSPEAPRDLDALAIAATPDVATWTASMDTGVRLGLHGRTLTQALYAEPVLIRSERDGWSEIIAPWQPSSSDALGYPGWLPTSHLGELPTAASDPVAVTVPLTQLTAEPGGAPVLELSFGTILASTEHADGYTRVALPDGGSGWLADKDLRVVSDPADNVERLRLGSQFLGLQYLWGGTSAYGLDCSGLVHAVHRVLGLRTPRDAHDQCAALDKVAVDQAQPGDLYFFARPGQTVHHVGFVSPAGMLHASETGKVLEDEALAEDRLGTLVAAGRL, encoded by the coding sequence ATGAAGCTTGCCGCCGTCAAGGTCCCGGTCAGCACCGTGTGGACCTCTCCCGAAGCCCCGCGCGATCTCGACGCCCTGGCCATCGCGGCCACGCCCGATGTCGCCACCTGGACCGCCTCGATGGACACCGGGGTGCGGCTCGGCCTGCACGGTCGTACGTTGACCCAGGCCCTGTACGCCGAACCCGTGCTGATCCGGTCCGAGCGCGACGGGTGGTCCGAGATCATCGCGCCTTGGCAGCCCTCGTCGAGCGACGCCCTCGGTTATCCCGGCTGGCTGCCGACGAGTCACCTCGGCGAGCTCCCGACCGCGGCGTCCGACCCGGTCGCGGTCACCGTACCGCTGACGCAGTTGACCGCCGAGCCGGGTGGTGCGCCCGTGCTGGAGTTGTCGTTCGGCACGATCCTGGCCTCGACCGAGCACGCCGACGGGTACACGCGAGTGGCGTTGCCCGACGGCGGTTCCGGCTGGTTGGCGGACAAGGACCTACGCGTGGTGAGCGATCCGGCGGACAACGTGGAGCGGTTGCGCCTGGGCTCGCAGTTTCTCGGGTTGCAGTACTTGTGGGGCGGTACGTCGGCCTACGGGCTGGACTGTTCCGGCCTGGTGCATGCGGTGCACCGGGTGCTCGGACTGCGCACGCCTCGCGACGCGCACGACCAGTGCGCAGCGCTAGACAAAGTCGCGGTCGACCAGGCCCAGCCGGGCGACCTCTACTTCTTCGCCCGGCCAGGTCAGACCGTTCACCACGTCGGCTTCGTCTCCCCCGCCGGCATGTTGCACGCCTCGGAGACCGGCAAGGTCCTGGAAGACGAGGCACTCGCTGAGGACCGTCTCGGCACCCTGGTCGCCGCCGGCCGCCTCTAA
- a CDS encoding beta-galactosidase: MSPKPQLDPRHGIRYGGDYNPEQWPEEVWAEDIELMREAGVNLVSVGIFSWALLEPREGEYDFGWLDRLFDLLHAAGIGISLGTPTASPPAWFFHRYPEARVVNRDGTTLGFGSRGMASPSSPAYRRASVSIASALAERYGDHPALALWHVHNEYGAPVSECYSDQSTQAFRAWLQRRYETLDALNAAWGTAFWGQRYEDWQHVSAPAVSASVVNPAQRLDFARYTSDALLECFILERDAIRAVCPNVPITTNFMAGTCESVDLWKWADEVDVVANDHYLVAEDARSHVGLALSADLTRSIAGGKPWLLLEHSTSAVNWQPRNVAKRRGELARNAMSHLGRGADAIMFFQWRASRSGAEKFHSAMLPHAGTNSRIWSEVRALGADLGRLASLTGTRVQAEAAILWDWQSFWAQDLEWRPSEDLSHRERINACYDRMWRDKVAVDFAHPEADLSSYRLVVAPASYLLTQAAADNLRRYVEGGGTLVVSYFSAIVDENDAVHPGGFVAPLRDVLGLTVEEFLPLRSGETVHLDQPGLTGDVWADAIRLEGAEVVMAYEDGPAAGGPAITRHQLGDGSAWYLSTRLTVTDLGVVFERVYQDAGTAVPVDLPEELEVIRRSGHVVAINHGDKPFDLDVDGTDLLSGQNARTHEVAAGGIRVISLHER, translated from the coding sequence TTGAGCCCCAAACCGCAACTGGACCCGCGGCACGGCATCCGTTACGGGGGTGATTACAACCCCGAGCAATGGCCGGAAGAGGTCTGGGCGGAGGACATCGAGCTGATGCGGGAGGCCGGGGTGAACCTGGTCAGCGTCGGGATCTTCTCGTGGGCCCTGCTCGAACCCCGGGAGGGCGAGTACGACTTCGGCTGGCTCGACCGGCTGTTCGACCTGCTGCACGCCGCGGGTATCGGGATCAGCCTCGGTACGCCGACCGCCTCGCCGCCCGCCTGGTTCTTCCACCGCTACCCGGAGGCGCGCGTCGTCAACCGCGACGGTACGACGCTGGGCTTCGGCTCCCGCGGGATGGCCAGCCCGAGCTCACCGGCGTACCGCCGCGCGAGCGTCTCGATCGCGAGTGCCCTGGCCGAGCGGTACGGCGACCACCCGGCGCTCGCCCTGTGGCACGTGCACAACGAGTACGGCGCGCCCGTGTCCGAGTGCTACTCCGACCAGAGCACGCAGGCCTTCCGGGCATGGCTGCAACGGAGATACGAAACGCTCGACGCGCTCAACGCCGCCTGGGGCACCGCGTTCTGGGGTCAGCGGTACGAGGACTGGCAACACGTCTCGGCGCCGGCGGTCTCGGCAAGCGTGGTGAATCCGGCCCAGCGGCTCGACTTCGCGCGGTACACCTCCGATGCGCTGCTGGAGTGCTTCATCCTCGAGCGGGACGCCATCCGCGCGGTCTGCCCGAATGTGCCGATCACCACGAACTTCATGGCCGGCACGTGCGAATCTGTCGACCTGTGGAAGTGGGCCGACGAGGTGGACGTGGTCGCCAACGACCACTACCTGGTCGCCGAGGACGCGCGCAGCCATGTCGGACTCGCGTTGTCGGCTGATCTGACCCGGTCGATCGCGGGCGGAAAGCCGTGGCTGTTGCTGGAGCACTCCACCTCGGCGGTCAACTGGCAGCCGCGCAACGTCGCCAAGCGGCGAGGCGAGCTGGCCCGCAACGCCATGTCCCACCTCGGCCGGGGTGCCGACGCGATCATGTTCTTCCAGTGGCGCGCCTCGCGTTCCGGGGCGGAGAAGTTCCACTCGGCGATGCTGCCGCACGCGGGAACGAACAGCCGGATCTGGTCGGAGGTCCGCGCCCTCGGCGCCGATCTCGGGCGGCTCGCTTCGTTGACCGGAACGCGTGTCCAGGCAGAGGCCGCGATCCTTTGGGACTGGCAGTCGTTCTGGGCGCAAGACCTCGAGTGGCGCCCGAGCGAGGACTTGTCACATCGCGAACGCATCAACGCCTGCTACGACCGAATGTGGCGAGACAAGGTTGCGGTCGACTTCGCCCATCCCGAGGCGGACCTCTCGTCGTACCGGCTGGTCGTCGCGCCCGCGTCGTACCTGCTCACCCAGGCGGCGGCCGACAACCTGCGCCGGTACGTCGAAGGTGGCGGCACGTTGGTGGTGTCGTACTTCTCGGCCATCGTCGACGAGAACGACGCAGTGCATCCGGGTGGCTTCGTGGCGCCGCTGCGGGACGTCCTCGGTCTGACCGTGGAGGAGTTCCTGCCGTTGCGGTCGGGGGAGACGGTCCATCTTGATCAGCCCGGCCTCACTGGGGATGTCTGGGCCGACGCGATCCGGCTTGAGGGCGCCGAGGTGGTGATGGCGTACGAGGACGGGCCGGCCGCGGGTGGACCGGCGATCACGCGTCACCAGTTGGGTGATGGGTCGGCGTGGTATCTCTCGACGCGGTTGACGGTGACCGATCTGGGCGTGGTGTTCGAGCGGGTCTACCAGGACGCGGGGACCGCCGTACCGGTGGATCTGCCGGAGGAGCTCGAGGTCATTCGAAGGTCCGGCCACGTGGTCGCGATCAACCACGGGGACAAGCCCTTCGACCTGGACGTGGACGGGACCGACCTGTTGTCCGGCCAGAACGCCCGCACCCACGAGGTCGCGGCCGGCGGCATCCGCGTCATTTCCCTCCACGAGCGCTAA
- a CDS encoding LacI family DNA-binding transcriptional regulator — protein MRRNHRRIATITGPLDTPGGVQRLQGYRDELGAGFDEQLVAHGDYSRASGRRAMAELLDRDPSIDAVFVASDLMAAGALTTLAGRGLSVPGDIAVGGFDDSGLAETLQPALTTMRQPFERISAEMVRLLTDLINGQQPAAVTFPTTLIPRSST, from the coding sequence CTGAGGAGGAATCACCGCCGCATCGCCACCATCACCGGCCCGCTCGACACGCCGGGTGGCGTCCAACGGCTGCAGGGCTATCGGGACGAGCTGGGCGCTGGCTTTGACGAGCAATTGGTTGCGCATGGCGACTACTCGCGGGCGAGCGGTCGGCGGGCGATGGCCGAGCTGCTCGACCGCGATCCGTCCATCGACGCGGTGTTTGTCGCGTCCGACCTGATGGCGGCCGGTGCCCTCACCACGCTCGCCGGGCGGGGCCTCTCCGTACCTGGCGACATCGCCGTTGGCGGCTTCGACGACTCCGGCCTCGCCGAAACCCTCCAGCCTGCCCTCACCACGATGCGTCAGCCCTTCGAGCGCATCAGCGCCGAAATGGTCCGCCTGCTGACCGACCTCATCAACGGCCAGCAACCCGCCGCCGTGACCTTCCCAACCACCCTGATCCCCCGCTCATCCACGTAG
- a CDS encoding TerC family protein translates to MEIHPYVWYITVGILLAVLAFDVFIIGRRPHEPTTRESATAIAFYISMALIFGLGVWYFAGGQYAGEFYAGWLTEYSLSVDNLFIFLIIMSRFGVPRKYQQTALLVGIILALVFRGIFIALGAAAINQFSWIFYIFGAFLIYTAVHLAKQGENDDEDYQENAVIRFAKNRLPATDQWNGVKLTLTQNGKRLITPMAIVIIALGTTDLLFALDSIPAIYGLTQEPFLVFTANVFALMGLRQLYFLLGDLLRRLVYLSLGLSVVLAFIGVKLVLHAMHENELPFINGGKHIEWAPEVPIWVSLSFIVITLGITTVLSLRKSRRDAANGVTTAPAVDDSPAESSETGATATGTSGTASSNGAGPNGSAPGKIQDEVSKSGSSGKKS, encoded by the coding sequence GTGGAAATTCACCCGTACGTCTGGTACATCACGGTGGGCATTCTGCTCGCGGTGCTGGCCTTCGACGTCTTCATCATCGGGCGCCGCCCGCACGAGCCCACGACCAGGGAATCGGCGACCGCGATCGCCTTCTACATCTCGATGGCCCTGATCTTCGGCCTCGGCGTGTGGTATTTCGCCGGTGGACAGTATGCGGGCGAGTTCTACGCCGGCTGGCTCACCGAGTACAGCCTCAGTGTGGACAATCTGTTCATCTTCCTGATCATCATGAGCCGCTTCGGCGTGCCCAGGAAGTACCAGCAGACCGCGCTGCTGGTCGGCATCATTCTCGCGCTGGTCTTCCGCGGCATCTTCATCGCGCTCGGCGCCGCCGCGATCAACCAGTTCTCGTGGATCTTCTACATCTTCGGCGCCTTCCTCATCTACACCGCGGTCCATCTGGCCAAGCAGGGTGAGAACGACGACGAGGACTACCAGGAGAACGCGGTCATCCGCTTCGCCAAGAACCGTCTGCCCGCCACCGACCAGTGGAACGGCGTCAAGCTGACGCTGACGCAGAACGGCAAGCGCCTGATCACCCCGATGGCGATCGTCATCATCGCGCTCGGTACGACGGACCTGCTGTTCGCGCTCGACTCGATTCCCGCGATCTACGGCCTGACCCAGGAGCCCTTCCTGGTCTTCACGGCGAACGTGTTCGCGCTGATGGGTCTGCGCCAGCTCTACTTCCTGCTCGGCGACCTGCTGCGCCGCCTGGTCTACCTGTCGCTGGGTCTGTCCGTGGTGCTCGCCTTCATCGGCGTCAAGCTCGTGCTGCACGCGATGCACGAGAACGAGCTGCCCTTCATCAACGGCGGCAAGCACATCGAGTGGGCGCCCGAGGTGCCGATCTGGGTCTCGCTCAGCTTCATCGTCATCACGCTGGGCATCACCACCGTGCTCAGCCTGCGCAAGTCCCGCCGCGATGCCGCCAACGGCGTCACCACCGCGCCCGCGGTCGACGACAGCCCGGCCGAGTCCAGCGAGACCGGCGCCACGGCGACCGGCACGAGTGGCACCGCGTCGTCCAATGGTGCCGGGCCGAACGGATCCGCGCCTGGCAAGATCCAGGACGAGGTCAGCAAGTCAGGCAGTTCAGGCAAGAAGTCCTGA
- a CDS encoding MmcQ/YjbR family DNA-binding protein, with the protein MRLGSEGLLEHCLGKPGAWQDEPWEGDVVAKVSDKIFAFLGSGDSVGIKCGRNREEADELIAAYPDDVTVMAYIGRSGWNTVRLGGSVPDDEILELVDASYDTVVAKLPKSRRPAASDTRAD; encoded by the coding sequence ATGAGGTTGGGGTCGGAGGGGCTGCTGGAGCACTGTCTGGGTAAGCCGGGGGCTTGGCAGGACGAGCCGTGGGAGGGGGATGTGGTGGCGAAGGTCAGCGACAAGATCTTCGCGTTCCTCGGCAGCGGTGACTCGGTCGGGATCAAGTGCGGCCGGAACCGCGAGGAGGCCGACGAGCTGATCGCGGCCTATCCGGATGACGTCACCGTGATGGCGTATATCGGACGTTCCGGGTGGAATACCGTTCGCCTGGGCGGCAGCGTGCCGGATGACGAGATCCTGGAGCTGGTCGACGCGTCGTACGACACCGTCGTGGCGAAACTACCGAAATCCAGGCGTCCGGCCGCATCCGACACGAGGGCCGACTGA
- a CDS encoding VOC family protein: protein MLDHLAVQCDDVAASRAFFEGLLAPLGVTVALDFGEELGFAGPDGVARFWLGPSRGGVQREVHIAFAAVDRAAVDAVHAAALELGAEVLHEPREWPEYEPGYYGVFVRDLDGNNVEAVTHQ, encoded by the coding sequence GTGCTCGATCATCTCGCGGTGCAGTGTGACGACGTGGCGGCCAGTCGCGCCTTCTTCGAGGGCCTGCTGGCGCCGCTCGGCGTGACCGTGGCGTTGGACTTCGGCGAGGAGCTGGGATTCGCCGGCCCGGACGGCGTAGCGCGGTTCTGGCTCGGGCCGTCGCGGGGTGGTGTCCAGCGCGAGGTGCATATCGCGTTCGCTGCGGTGGATCGTGCCGCGGTGGACGCGGTGCATGCCGCGGCCCTGGAACTGGGTGCGGAGGTGCTGCACGAGCCGCGCGAGTGGCCGGAGTACGAACCGGGCTACTACGGCGTCTTCGTGCGCGACCTCGACGGCAACAACGTCGAAGCCGTCACCCACCAATAG
- the uvrB gene encoding excinuclease ABC subunit UvrB has product MRQVTDLQRMVAPLKVVSDFEPAGDQPAAIDELERRINAGEQDVVLLGATGTGKTATMAWLAEKIQRPMLILQPNKTLAAQFANELRHFFPKNAVEYFVSYYDYYQPEAYVPQTDTYIEKDSSINEEVERLRHSATWSLLTRRDVVVVATVSCIYGLGSADEYLNRMIHVKVGDEMDRDGLLRKLVGVQYARNDLAGTRGTFRVRGDTLEVFPVYQELAVRVEFFGDEIERVMTLHPLTGEVLSEEEELYIGAATHYVTAPEKMERAITSIEAELAERLAELERGGQLLEAQRLRMRTTYDIEMMRQIGTCSGIENYSRHTDGREPGTAPHCLLDYFPEDFLLVIDESHVTVPQIGGMYEGDMSRKRTLVEHGFRLPSAMDNRPLRWEEFLERIGQTVYLSATPGQYEQDKSDGFVEQIIRPTGLIDPEVIVKPTKGQIDDLIHEIRIRTERNERVLVTTLTKKMSEDLTDYLLEMGIRTRYLHSEVDTLRRVELLRELRMGEYDVLVGINLLREGLDLPEVSLVAILDADKEGFLRSGRSLIQTIGRAARNVSGAVFMYADKITPSMEMAIEETNRRREKQVAYNTANGVDPQPLRKRIADITDMLAREDADTAELLGSGRSQSRGKAPVPGALAKVKPGEKARELAGGMPSTDLADLIQQLTDQMHNAAAELQFEVAARYRDEIHELKKELRQMVNAGAS; this is encoded by the coding sequence ATGAGACAGGTGACGGATCTCCAGCGTATGGTCGCGCCGCTGAAAGTGGTGTCCGACTTCGAGCCGGCGGGCGACCAGCCGGCCGCGATCGACGAGCTCGAGCGGCGGATCAACGCCGGCGAGCAGGACGTCGTCCTGCTCGGCGCCACCGGAACGGGTAAGACGGCGACGATGGCGTGGCTGGCGGAGAAGATCCAGCGGCCGATGCTGATCCTCCAGCCGAACAAGACGCTCGCCGCCCAGTTCGCGAACGAGTTGCGCCACTTCTTCCCGAAGAACGCCGTTGAGTACTTCGTCTCGTACTACGACTACTACCAGCCTGAGGCCTACGTGCCCCAGACGGATACGTATATCGAGAAGGACAGCTCGATCAACGAGGAGGTCGAGCGGCTCCGGCACTCGGCCACCTGGTCGCTGCTGACCCGGCGGGACGTGGTCGTGGTCGCGACCGTCTCGTGTATCTACGGTCTCGGTTCAGCCGATGAGTACCTGAACCGGATGATCCACGTGAAGGTCGGCGACGAGATGGATCGCGACGGCCTGCTGCGCAAACTCGTCGGCGTGCAGTACGCACGCAACGACCTGGCCGGCACGCGTGGCACGTTCCGGGTCCGGGGCGACACGCTCGAGGTCTTCCCCGTGTACCAGGAGCTCGCCGTGCGGGTGGAGTTCTTCGGTGACGAGATCGAGCGGGTGATGACGCTGCATCCGCTCACCGGTGAGGTCCTCAGCGAGGAGGAGGAGCTCTACATCGGCGCCGCCACCCACTACGTCACCGCCCCGGAGAAGATGGAGCGGGCGATCACCAGCATCGAGGCCGAGCTGGCCGAGCGGCTGGCGGAGCTGGAGCGTGGTGGCCAGCTGCTGGAGGCCCAGCGCCTCCGGATGCGCACGACGTACGACATCGAGATGATGCGCCAGATCGGGACGTGCTCCGGCATCGAGAACTACTCCCGCCATACCGACGGCCGGGAGCCCGGGACCGCGCCGCACTGTCTGCTGGATTACTTCCCCGAGGACTTCCTGCTGGTCATCGACGAGTCGCACGTCACCGTGCCGCAGATCGGCGGCATGTATGAGGGCGACATGTCCCGCAAGCGCACCCTCGTCGAGCACGGCTTCCGCCTGCCGTCCGCGATGGACAACCGGCCGCTGCGCTGGGAGGAGTTCCTCGAGCGGATCGGCCAGACGGTCTACCTGTCGGCCACGCCGGGGCAGTACGAGCAGGACAAGTCGGACGGGTTCGTCGAGCAGATCATCCGCCCGACCGGTCTGATCGATCCCGAGGTCATCGTCAAACCGACCAAGGGCCAGATCGACGACCTGATCCACGAGATCCGGATCCGGACCGAGCGCAACGAGCGGGTCCTGGTCACCACGCTGACCAAGAAGATGTCCGAGGATCTGACCGACTATCTGCTCGAGATGGGTATCCGGACGCGCTACCTGCACAGCGAGGTGGACACGTTGCGCCGGGTGGAGCTGCTGCGCGAGCTCCGCATGGGTGAGTACGACGTGCTCGTCGGCATCAACCTGCTCCGCGAGGGTCTGGACCTGCCCGAGGTGTCGCTGGTGGCGATCCTCGACGCCGACAAGGAAGGCTTCCTGCGCAGTGGGCGATCGCTGATCCAGACCATCGGCCGTGCCGCCCGAAACGTGTCGGGCGCGGTGTTCATGTATGCGGACAAGATCACGCCCTCGATGGAGATGGCGATCGAGGAGACGAACCGTCGCCGCGAGAAGCAGGTCGCGTACAACACCGCGAACGGCGTCGACCCGCAGCCGCTGCGCAAGCGGATCGCCGACATCACCGACATGCTCGCTCGCGAGGACGCGGACACGGCCGAGCTCCTGGGCAGTGGCCGGTCCCAGAGCCGTGGCAAGGCGCCGGTGCCGGGTGCCCTGGCGAAGGTGAAACCGGGGGAGAAGGCCCGCGAGCTCGCCGGCGGCATGCCGTCGACCGACCTGGCCGATCTCATCCAGCAGCTCACCGACCAGATGCACAACGCGGCGGCCGAGCTGCAGTTCGAGGTCGCGGCCCGCTATCGCGACGAGATCCACGAGTTGAAGAAGGAACTACGCCAAATGGTCAACGCCGGCGCGTCATAA